The Rhododendron vialii isolate Sample 1 chromosome 5a, ASM3025357v1 genome contains a region encoding:
- the LOC131327588 gene encoding uncharacterized protein LOC131327588, with protein MADSSSNRYVSQVLVVRISGGIRLEHVLRKICDRWNNLCIGSFSLSYVLDGSDCELDNEESFDNMLYLYPTTDRIDAKVEVIKSCSGQTVGSISSGGTLGSISSGVEVGSSSGPVAVVEREEPLEEFCRHTETRATLQRYAIENGFMYDLVKNDKYRVTAKCSISSCGWYVHAILDHSSIEFWIKKLVNEHGCGSTYRTNKHKRVISSLVASEVTSMVQKKNNTSPMDLLDLFLDKYGLDLSYHHAWWYVEAAKIANPGSLLKLEVDPVSKEFSRLFVSFNACITGFNHCRPFLCLDGTHLKGRFKGCLLAATGKDADQDIHIYLSACSMIVMVGLRSEHLVSRQALCVTFWGLFPLAFAIVNAENDCNWLWFLRILKTILSTRPITFISDRNHGLVSNIPTIFPDCHHAYYLYHLQFNLKDHFPGRFRQSYRNRLVKLFNTIAYAPSVSAYMICEAKFYEHGRDKAKTFIASVPKQHWTNAYFQGHRYGEMSSSAIESFNNWILAARLMLIMNLVEELRSKIMIQMSRRREEASRWVSQICPNMDAKLAKRIDKGRSWRVYKSKTGLYEVKSVPAVLVNLEEGTCSCGAWQYNGFLCAYAATVLVKTCGAEGSLAGYIDPFYHVESYRLTYQDNIHPILAMDIPDFTQGSTRVIKAPKNRRQAARPCVKRIRSRGEEQSSARPMKCARCHKLSHHNRRTCKGATDD; from the exons ATGGCTGATTCAAGTTCAAACAG GTATGTATCGCAGGTTCTTGTTGTGAGGATATCTGGTGGCATTCGATTGGAGCATGTTTTAAGAAAGATTTGTGATAGATGGAACAACTTATGCATTGGTAGTTTCTCATTGTCATATGTGTTGGATGGGAGTGATTGTGAGCTTGACAATGAAGAATCTTTTGATAATATGTTGTATTTGTATCCTACTACTGATAGAATAGATGCTAAGGTTGAGGTGATTAAATCTTGTAGTGGACAAACGGTTGGAAGTATTAGTAGTGGAGGAACACTTGGAAGTATTAGTAGTGGAGTAGAAGTTGGTAGTTCTAGTGGTCCTGTCGCTGTTGTTGAAAGAGAAGAAcctttggaggaattttgtcgCCATACTGAAACTAG GGCAACTTTGCAGCGATATGCTATTGAAAATGGTTTTATGTATGATCTTGTTAAAAATGACAAGTATCGTGTGACTGCAAAGTGTTCGATTTCTAGCTGTGGATGGTATGTGCATGCCATTTTGGATCACTCAAGCATAgagttttggattaaaaaactgGTAAACGAGCATGGTTGTGGTTCAACCTATCGAACGAATAAACATAAACGGGTGATATCTAGTTTAGTTGCTAGTGAGGTTACTAGTATGGTTCAGAAAAAGAATAACACATCACCTATGGATCTGTTGGATTTATTTCTGGACAAGTACGGTTTGGATTTATCATACCACCATGCATG GTGGTACGTTGAAGCTGCCAAAATTGCAAATCCAGGGAGCTTATTAAAGCTTGAAGTTGATCCTGTCAGCAAGGAATTCTCGAGGCTCTTTGTGTCGTTCAATGCATGTATCACAGGGTTTAATCATTGTCGACCATTCCTTTGCCTTGATGGGACACATCTCAAAGGCAGATTCAAGGGGTGTCTTCTTGCTGCTACAGGAAAAGATGCAGATCAAG ATATTCATATCTATTTATCTGCTTGTTCTATGATTG TAATGGTTGGCCTGAGAAGTGAGCACCTTGTCTCTAGACAGGCACTTTGTGTGACATTTTGGG GTTTATTTCCCCTGGCGTTTGCTATTGTGAATGCAGAAAATGATTGTAATTGGTTGTGGTTTCTTCGGATTTTAAAGACTATCTTGTCTACACGGCCTATTACTTTCATTAGTGATCGCAACCATGGTCTCGTGAGTAACATACCAACTATTTTTCCTGATTGTCATCATGCTTACTATTTGTATCATCTTCAATTCAATTTGAAGGATCACTTCCCTGGACGGTTTCGACAGAGTTATCGAAATAGGTTGGTTAAATTGTTTAATACTATCGCTTATGCTCCATCGGTATCAGCTTATATGATATGTGAGGCTAAGTTCTACGAGCATGGGAGAGATAAGGCCAAGACGTTTATTGCAAGTGTTCCAAAACAACATTGGACTAATGCTTATTTTCAAGGGCATCGATACGGAGAGATGAGTTCTAGTGCTATTGAGTCCTTCAATAACTGGATACTTGCTGCACGGCTTATGCTGATAATGAATTTAGTTGAAGAGTTGAGGTCCAAAATTATGATTCAAATGTCGCGTAGAAGAGAAGAAGCATCGCGTTGGGTTTCTCAGATTTGTCCGAACATGGATGCAAAGTTAGCTAAGAGGATTGACAAGGGGAGGTCGTGGAGGGTTTATAAATCAAAAACCGGCTTGTATGAGGTGAAATCTGTACCTGCTGTTCTAGTAAATCTTGAGGAAGGGACATGTTCTTGTGGAGCCTGGCAATACAATGGTTTTTTATGTGCTTATGCCGCAACGGTTTTAGTCAAGACTTGTGGAGCGGAGGGATCCTTGGCTGGTTACATTGATCCGTTTTATCATGTTGAGTCATATCGGCTCACATATCAAGATAATATCCATCCAATTCTAGCTATGGATATTCCTGACTTCACACAAGGAAGTACTCGGGTTATCAAAGCTCCAAAAAATAGGAGGCAAGCTGCAAGACCTTGCGTAAAGCGCATTCGTTCTAGGGGTGAAGAACAATCCTCTGCTAGGCCAATGAAATGTGCGAGGTGCCATAAGCTTTCTCACCACAACCGCAGGACATGCAAAGGGGCTACGGATGATTGA
- the LOC131327589 gene encoding uncharacterized protein LOC131327589, protein MKKKLNEQFLPFNYMQNLYKNLHNLKQVGSVDEYTEAFHQLVARVDLNESEDQMVARYKSGLTITIQDALAMQTLWTVSEAYNRALVAKRQEKRKFLRSGQQYQGGSKSGQPFYSYARGGSSSSGGQGASSGVGIQNRTDKASTPAQNQPQSGASGARNQFQSGGFKCFKCEELGHKSSDCRKASGGRIKALFIEEVTEQGCEDDIPIYEEKNM, encoded by the coding sequence atgaagaagaaactcAATGAGCAATTCTTGCCTTTCAACTATATGCAAAACCTCTATAAGAATTTGCATAATCTCAAACAAGTTGGAAGTGTTGATGAGTACACGGAGGCTTTCCATCAACTTGTTGCTAGAGTTGATTTGAATGAAAGTGAAGATCAAATGGTTGCAAGGTACAAAAGTGGGTTGACAATTACAATCCAAGATGCCCTTGCTATGCAAACTTTGTGGACGGTTTCAGAAGCTTACAATCGGGCATTGGTGGCCAAAAGGCAAGAAAAGAGGAAGTTTTTGAGATCCGGGCAACAATATCAAGGCGGTTCCAAGTCCGGGCAGCCCTTTTACTCTTATGCTAGGGGTGGTTCTTCCTCTAGTGGTGGCCAAGGTGCTTCTTCTGGGGTTGGTATTCAAAACCGAACGGATAAGGCTTCCACACCCGCTCAAAATCAGCCTCAATCCGGTGCTTCGGGGGCTCGAAATCAATTCCAAAGTGGGGGTTTTAAGTGCTTCAAGTGTGAAGAACTGGGTCACAAGTCTTCGGATTGTCGTAAGGCTTCCGGAGGTCGTATCAAGGCACTTTTCATTGAGGAGGTTACAGAACAAGGTTGTGAGGATGATATTCCcatttatgaagaaaaaaatatgtga